In one Candidatus Neomarinimicrobiota bacterium genomic region, the following are encoded:
- a CDS encoding TIGR00725 family protein, producing the protein MQSTPGRRVAIGVLGGRDVSQDIRQIAEQVGRGIAKLGGILVCGGMGGVMEAACIGAKSNDGITVGILPTSTKEEGNQYIDIAIATGMGIGRNAIIARSIDAAIAIDGQYGTLSEIAYCLQLDIPVIGLQTWSIEGIISADSPEDAVAKAYEQI; encoded by the coding sequence ATGCAGTCAACACCGGGCAGAAGAGTTGCGATTGGAGTTCTGGGTGGCAGAGACGTAAGTCAGGATATCAGGCAAATAGCGGAACAGGTGGGTAGAGGAATTGCTAAGCTGGGGGGAATCCTCGTGTGCGGCGGTATGGGAGGAGTGATGGAAGCAGCATGCATAGGCGCAAAATCCAACGATGGGATTACTGTGGGTATTCTTCCTACATCTACAAAAGAAGAAGGTAATCAATATATCGACATTGCCATTGCGACCGGGATGGGAATTGGCCGAAACGCCATAATAGCGAGATCGATCGATGCCGCTATCGCTATAGACGGACAGTACGGTACTCTGTCTGAAATAGCATACTGTCTTCAGCTGGATATACCGGTGATCGGTCTTCAAACATGGAGCATAGAGGGGATTATCAGTGCCGATTCCCCGGAAGATGCCGTAGCAAAGGCATATGAGCAGATATAA
- a CDS encoding acylphosphatase codes for MNYAGLHAIVKGNVQGVGYRWFAARSAQRINLTGWAKNLPSGEVEVKAFGDRGALNSLIKQLSIGPSFSKVNDVVVRWIEYEPSHTEFNIKN; via the coding sequence ATGAATTATGCGGGTTTGCATGCAATCGTCAAAGGTAACGTTCAGGGTGTGGGTTACCGCTGGTTCGCTGCACGATCAGCTCAACGAATTAACCTGACGGGGTGGGCGAAAAACCTCCCCAGCGGTGAAGTTGAGGTGAAAGCGTTCGGCGATAGAGGCGCTTTAAATTCACTGATAAAACAACTCAGCATAGGTCCTTCGTTCTCTAAAGTTAATGACGTTGTAGTGAGGTGGATCGAATATGAACCGTCCCATACTGAGTTCAATATAAAAAACTGA
- a CDS encoding NAD+ synthase has translation MKVALAQINTTVGALKENTDKAIQYIDKARGDGADIVLLPETTIPGYMTLDLLFNDKFVSDNLKELDRLISECQNIVVIVGFVEKLDNSLYNTAGVIQDGKLLGKVHKIKLPTYDVFDEDRYYTSGVNSDPVKVKIEGKTVNLGIQICEDMWDRSAKNVTTVLASNNSDILLNISASPYSEGKISERIRLITNHSKNTGKPFFYCNLVGGQDEVVFDGTSLASDTKGNLIHKSDSFKEELSIINLEDKKSVSFHEETDLNSDNIEDSFNAITLGIHDYIKKSGFNSALVGLSGGVDSSLVAVLACEALGPENVTGVSMPSRYSSEHGKKDAEELAKSLGMNFKKISIEKMYSTYLEALSKHFRNTDQNESEENIQARIRGNILMALSNKFGHMLLSTGNKTELALGYATMYGDMAGGLSPINDVSKLQVYKMCEYYNRKMNKAIIPESVLLKKPSAELSENQFDPFDYEVVSPLVEDIIEHGKSVKDLVNAGYAVEDVERIHNLIKNSEYKRRQAPPGIKITKRAFGIGRRMPLINHYRAELYD, from the coding sequence ATGAAAGTCGCTCTCGCTCAGATAAATACGACAGTTGGCGCTTTAAAGGAAAATACCGATAAAGCAATACAATATATAGATAAGGCTCGCGGTGATGGAGCCGATATCGTGCTGCTTCCTGAAACTACAATTCCGGGTTACATGACACTTGACCTGTTATTCAATGATAAATTTGTCAGCGATAACCTGAAAGAACTGGACAGACTGATATCGGAATGTCAGAATATAGTTGTGATAGTCGGCTTCGTTGAGAAGCTCGATAACAGTCTTTACAACACCGCAGGAGTGATTCAAGACGGTAAACTTTTAGGAAAGGTGCACAAGATCAAACTCCCAACTTACGATGTTTTTGACGAAGATAGATACTATACCTCAGGAGTTAACTCAGATCCGGTTAAAGTAAAGATTGAGGGTAAAACGGTCAACCTCGGGATTCAGATTTGTGAAGATATGTGGGACAGATCGGCTAAGAACGTCACTACGGTATTAGCGTCCAATAATTCAGATATCTTACTCAACATTTCAGCCTCCCCTTATTCGGAAGGGAAAATTTCTGAAAGAATTCGATTGATTACCAACCATAGTAAAAATACCGGAAAGCCGTTTTTTTACTGTAATTTAGTGGGGGGGCAGGATGAGGTCGTCTTCGACGGTACGAGTCTGGCATCTGATACCAAAGGTAATTTGATACACAAATCGGATTCATTTAAAGAAGAACTTTCAATAATTAACCTCGAAGATAAAAAGTCAGTCAGTTTTCATGAAGAGACTGACCTCAACAGTGACAATATCGAGGATTCGTTTAATGCGATTACTCTCGGTATCCACGATTACATAAAAAAGAGCGGGTTCAATTCGGCGCTTGTCGGACTTTCAGGGGGAGTAGATTCATCGTTAGTTGCTGTTCTCGCATGTGAAGCTCTCGGTCCCGAAAATGTGACGGGCGTTTCCATGCCTTCACGGTATTCATCGGAACACGGTAAAAAGGATGCCGAAGAGCTGGCAAAAAGCCTGGGTATGAATTTTAAGAAGATCTCGATAGAGAAAATGTATTCAACCTATTTAGAAGCACTTTCAAAACATTTTCGAAATACTGATCAAAACGAATCGGAGGAAAATATTCAGGCGCGCATCCGCGGAAATATCCTGATGGCGCTCTCCAATAAATTCGGTCATATGCTGTTATCTACGGGAAACAAGACTGAATTAGCGCTCGGGTATGCGACTATGTACGGGGATATGGCAGGCGGTTTGTCGCCGATAAATGATGTCTCAAAGCTTCAGGTATATAAAATGTGCGAGTATTATAATAGAAAAATGAATAAGGCGATTATACCCGAGTCCGTGCTATTAAAAAAACCTTCCGCAGAATTATCAGAAAACCAATTCGATCCATTCGATTACGAGGTTGTAAGTCCTCTTGTTGAAGATATTATCGAGCATGGAAAGTCGGTTAAGGATCTGGTGAACGCGGGATATGCGGTAGAAGATGTTGAGAGGATTCATAATTTGATCAAGAATTCCGAATATAAAAGGCGCCAGGCTCCTCCCGGAATCAAGATAACTAAAAGAGCATTCGGGATAGGGAGGAGAATGCCTCTGATAAATCATTACAGGGCTGAATTATATGACTGA
- a CDS encoding adenine phosphoribosyltransferase encodes MTDLQSYIRTIEDFPKQGIGFKDITTLTRDPIGFKNAIDEMVRHLSGVEVDIVLGIESRGFIFGGAVADRIGVGFDLIRKPGKLPGDTTSENYDLEYGTDTLEIHRDSIAEGSNVVIIDDLLATGGTMSAALKLVKKLGGNVSAVLFLIELGFLNGREKLPDENIISLITYDS; translated from the coding sequence ATGACTGACCTTCAGAGTTACATACGGACAATCGAAGACTTTCCTAAACAGGGAATTGGTTTCAAGGATATTACGACGTTAACGCGTGATCCAATCGGATTCAAAAACGCAATCGATGAGATGGTAAGGCATCTTTCGGGTGTAGAAGTTGACATCGTGCTTGGAATAGAATCGAGAGGATTTATTTTCGGCGGAGCAGTCGCAGATAGAATAGGCGTCGGGTTCGATCTAATTAGAAAGCCGGGTAAACTACCGGGTGATACAACTTCAGAAAACTATGACCTGGAGTATGGTACCGATACGCTTGAAATACATCGGGATTCGATTGCTGAAGGTTCTAACGTTGTTATTATCGATGACCTACTTGCTACGGGAGGAACGATGTCGGCGGCACTGAAGCTCGTCAAAAAATTAGGCGGAAACGTTTCTGCCGTTCTATTTCTCATCGAGCTTGGTTTTTTAAACGGACGTGAAAAACTCCCTGATGAAAATATCATATCGCTAATTACTTATGATAGCTGA